One genomic segment of Kiritimatiellia bacterium includes these proteins:
- the plsY gene encoding glycerol-3-phosphate 1-O-acyltransferase PlsY — MLITGASVLAYLVGAFPTGLLLARVKGVDIRRVGSGNIGATNVYRCVGRGWGGLTFAIDLLKGYLPAAFLPVLCRKLGAEISGAHLALLYGCLAVVGHNWPVYLRFRGGKGMATGAGALLGIAPLVLLAGALGWVMFFLATRYVSLASMLAAVLTAACSWCIYRGQILIPAALSLMGIIIIWRHKTNLRRLLAGTEYRFNFGGGARKDKGTGVGS; from the coding sequence ATGCTGATAACGGGGGCGTCCGTTCTGGCTTATCTGGTCGGCGCGTTTCCGACCGGTCTACTACTGGCGCGCGTGAAGGGCGTTGACATCAGGCGGGTCGGCAGCGGCAATATCGGCGCGACCAATGTCTACCGGTGTGTTGGCCGCGGCTGGGGTGGGTTGACTTTTGCGATTGACTTGCTGAAGGGTTATCTGCCCGCCGCGTTTTTGCCCGTCCTGTGCCGGAAACTGGGCGCTGAAATTTCCGGCGCGCACCTGGCGTTGCTTTATGGGTGCCTGGCCGTTGTCGGTCATAATTGGCCGGTCTATTTGCGTTTCCGGGGCGGCAAGGGAATGGCGACCGGCGCCGGCGCCCTGCTGGGGATCGCGCCGCTGGTTCTGCTGGCCGGCGCGCTTGGCTGGGTGATGTTTTTTCTGGCGACAAGGTATGTTTCTTTGGCCTCCATGCTGGCGGCCGTTCTGACGGCCGCCTGTTCGTGGTGCATTTATCGCGGGCAGATATTGATTCCGGCGGCGCTTTCCCTCATGGGCATAATCATTATCTGGCGCCATAAGACCAATCTGCGGCGGCTGCTCGCCGGCACCGAATACCGTTTTAATTTTGGCGGCGGGGCGCGAAAGGATAAAGGAACGGGGGTTGGATCATGA
- a CDS encoding SUMF1/EgtB/PvdO family nonheme iron enzyme has translation MILRAHSCRIQTALLGLYMITLGAAGGSEPAARNNDVILLIPAQPAVVQPAIEIAAIRPIRLVAFRDRPGDKPRLHIWTGTKWHPLDFDDFCSLRFVDQLPKTAIIIGDDSIVPRVIRQDLAWPCRIERLPTLAVLSEYFHFNPSERKELAAARGLEMDDAAAAQTQQENPAGQADKSGRGGTDGKTAAEIFNLRIGEKEYISFIWIAPLAMWVGRDEVTNAQYSRFNRAHDPKRYYNNILDMPDQPAAMVSWEDANNYCGWLNRNFQDRLPPGFACRLPTEQEWLVFADCGLELKYPWGNQWPPPDSFNYKGVEGAGMFYGIFHDEKFIAGHNDGFIVSAPVDKSGTNAWGLYGVGGNVWEWCQNWFDETKTARALRGAAWNNHDPEILAVNYRSSASPDKNNAMIGFRVVMAPYPFRAAPRGPAMRPPPTTGSFPGKPTPAPR, from the coding sequence ATGATTTTGCGAGCGCATAGCTGCAGAATACAGACCGCCCTGCTGGGCTTGTATATGATCACGCTCGGCGCGGCCGGCGGCAGCGAGCCGGCGGCGCGGAATAATGATGTCATCCTGCTAATCCCCGCTCAACCGGCGGTTGTGCAGCCGGCCATTGAAATCGCCGCCATCCGCCCCATCCGCCTGGTCGCCTTCCGGGACAGGCCCGGCGATAAGCCCCGGCTGCACATCTGGACGGGAACAAAATGGCACCCCCTGGATTTTGACGACTTTTGCTCGCTCCGTTTCGTTGACCAGCTGCCCAAAACGGCAATCATCATCGGCGACGATTCTATCGTGCCCAGGGTCATCCGGCAAGACCTGGCCTGGCCGTGCAGAATTGAAAGGCTGCCGACCCTGGCCGTCCTGTCGGAATATTTCCATTTCAACCCAAGCGAACGCAAGGAACTGGCCGCCGCCCGCGGTCTGGAAATGGATGATGCCGCGGCGGCGCAAACTCAGCAGGAAAATCCCGCCGGGCAGGCGGACAAATCCGGCCGGGGCGGGACGGACGGCAAAACCGCGGCGGAAATCTTCAATCTGCGGATCGGTGAAAAAGAATATATTTCATTTATCTGGATCGCTCCCCTGGCCATGTGGGTCGGACGCGATGAAGTGACCAACGCGCAGTACAGCCGTTTTAACCGCGCGCATGATCCGAAAAGATATTACAACAACATTCTGGATATGCCGGACCAGCCGGCGGCGATGGTTTCGTGGGAGGACGCCAACAACTACTGCGGCTGGCTGAACCGCAACTTTCAAGACCGGCTCCCGCCGGGGTTCGCTTGCCGTCTGCCGACCGAACAGGAATGGCTCGTTTTCGCCGACTGCGGTCTGGAATTGAAATATCCGTGGGGCAATCAATGGCCGCCGCCGGACTCGTTCAATTACAAGGGCGTGGAAGGCGCCGGAATGTTTTACGGCATATTTCACGACGAAAAATTCATCGCGGGCCATAACGACGGATTCATTGTGTCCGCCCCGGTGGACAAAAGCGGAACGAACGCATGGGGCCTCTACGGAGTGGGCGGCAATGTCTGGGAATGGTGCCAGAACTGGTTTGATGAAACCAAAACAGCGCGGGCTCTGCGGGGGGCCGCCTGGAACAACCACGACCCGGAAATCCTGGCCGTCAACTACCGAAGCAGCGCGTCGCCGGACAAAAACAACGCCATGATCGGCTTTCGCGTTGTCATGGCGCCTTATCCCTTTCGGGCCGCGCCGCGCGGCCCAGCAATGAGGCCACCGCCGACGACGGGTTCTTTCCCCGGTAAACCAACGCCTGCACCTCGTTGA
- a CDS encoding NAD(P)-dependent glycerol-3-phosphate dehydrogenase, translated as MKNIAIIGDGGWGTALALHFVSGNFRVRVWGPDAGYLASVRKARKNRFYLPGISLPSGIGWTADCGEAADGADLAVLAVPSKYCRAVFQRFAGLFGNKCAILSVSKGFDPATGKRISGVAEEYFGRLPIAVLSGPSHAEEVARGIPTAVVLAAREHAFAVRLQKAIMSPKFRIYTSEDVVGVELGGALKNIVAVAVGVSDGLGFGDNTRAALITRGLAEMTRIGCRLGGHPETFAGLSGMGDLIVTCTSRLSRNRSVGERLGKGETMDAIAASMKQIAEGITTCAVAGGLARKYGVSAPIINEVQALVYRGKNPSSAVASLLGRAARPERDKAP; from the coding sequence ATGAAAAACATTGCAATCATCGGCGATGGAGGATGGGGCACGGCGCTGGCGCTGCATTTTGTCTCCGGTAATTTCCGGGTCAGAGTCTGGGGGCCGGATGCGGGCTACCTGGCCTCGGTGCGAAAGGCGCGCAAAAACAGGTTTTATCTGCCCGGCATTTCTCTGCCTTCCGGCATTGGCTGGACGGCCGATTGCGGCGAAGCGGCGGACGGCGCCGATCTGGCGGTGCTGGCCGTTCCCAGCAAATATTGCCGCGCCGTTTTCCAGCGGTTTGCCGGTTTGTTCGGCAATAAATGCGCCATTTTGAGCGTTAGCAAGGGGTTTGACCCGGCCACCGGGAAACGCATTTCCGGGGTTGCGGAGGAATATTTCGGCCGTCTTCCAATCGCCGTTCTTTCCGGTCCGAGCCACGCGGAGGAAGTGGCGCGGGGCATACCGACGGCGGTCGTGCTGGCGGCCCGCGAACATGCGTTCGCGGTCCGCCTGCAAAAGGCGATTATGTCGCCGAAGTTCAGGATTTATACTTCGGAAGACGTGGTCGGGGTGGAGCTGGGCGGGGCGTTGAAAAATATTGTGGCCGTCGCGGTCGGCGTCAGCGACGGTCTTGGTTTTGGGGATAATACGCGGGCGGCGCTGATCACGCGCGGCCTGGCGGAAATGACAAGGATCGGCTGCCGACTCGGCGGCCACCCGGAGACATTTGCGGGCTTGAGCGGCATGGGCGATTTGATTGTAACCTGCACCAGCCGCTTGAGCAGGAACCGGTCCGTCGGGGAAAGGCTTGGCAAGGGCGAAACGATGGACGCAATCGCGGCCTCAATGAAACAGATTGCCGAGGGGATTACTACCTGCGCGGTTGCGGGCGGCCTTGCGCGGAAATACGGCGTTTCCGCCCCGATCATCAACGAGGTGCAGGCGTTGGTTTACCGGGGAAAGAACCCGTCGTCGGCGGTGGCCTCATTGCTGGGCCGCGCGGCGCGGCCCGAAAGGGATAAGGCGCCATGA